In Carya illinoinensis cultivar Pawnee chromosome 10, C.illinoinensisPawnee_v1, whole genome shotgun sequence, one DNA window encodes the following:
- the LOC122279114 gene encoding G-type lectin S-receptor-like serine/threonine-protein kinase At4g27290, with product MSFLLFLSWWCFWLFSASHPSIAATVSDSLTKNQVLKDGQTLVSSGQRFEVGFFSPGSSSHRYLGIWYKNITITVVWVGNRNNSITDLSGSLSMGSNGFSLLANNSETIWSVNSTRVLESPILQLLDNGNLVLREENNHDPEGYVWQSFDNITDTLLPGMKLGWNLKTGLYRNMTSWLSANDPSAGDFSFSLDSPETPQLVLSKGTQKQYRWGPWDGVRFSGSNELRSNPVFLPIFNSSREEVYYTFEVVDQASLLSRFVVTQDGLIQYLTWSKSTNEWVAVVNLQRDSCDRYGTCGPYGNCYNDGPSCKCLKGFTPKSPEDWSRIDWSGGCVRNWDLECENGDGFVKYGGMKLPDYSHLSASRNLSLKECEAECSRNCSCMAFTLIDIHGNGGDCVMWFADLVDMRNFPSGGDDLYIRMAKKEIESIADAKRNKRVKMIIIIVICAITGMLLFGGIGWCTFRMIRAKRRGESLNNPYRDFIEETQEEDLELPLFSLETLSTATDEFSFRNKIGQGGFGPVYKGLLPNRQEIAVKRLSQDSGQGLREFKNEVILIAKLQHRNLVKFLGCCIHEEERMLVYEYLPNKSLDCFLFDQTGKKLLAWNQRFHIILGIARGLLYLHQDSRLRIIHRDLKASNILLDSEMNAKISDFGIARIFGAEQTQQMTKRVIGTYGYMSPEYAMSGHFSVKSDVFSFGVLVLEMISGKKNWGFWHPDHDLNLLGHAWKLWNEGIPLELVDAVMEEPYSVNEVVRCIQVGLLCVQKRVEDRPTMSSVLLMLSNENAIVPQPKEPGFCIEGSSKGMDTSSSGKNPHTANELTVTMLDGR from the exons atgagttttttgcTGTTTCTCTCATGGTGGTGCTTCTGGCTATTTTCGGCCTCTCACCCTTCAATAGCAGCAACAGTTTCGGACAGCTTGACGAAGAATCAGGTGCTTAAAGATGGCCAAACCTTGGTCTCCTCTGGGCAGCGCTTTGAGGTTGGGTTCTTTAGCCCGGGAAGTTCTAGCCATAGGTACTTGGGCATTTGGTACAAGAATATCACTATCACCGTGGTCTGGGTCGGCAACAGAAATAACTCAATAACCGACCTATCAGGATCACTGTCAATGGGCTCAAATGGATTTTCACTTTTGGCTAATAATTCAGAGACCATTTGGTCTGTGAATTCCACCAGGGTGCTAGAGAGCCCCATTTTGCAGCTCTTGGACAATGGCAATCTTGTTTTGAGAGAGGAAAACAATCATGATCCAGAGGGGTATGTCTGGCAAAGTTTTGATAACATAACCGACACCTTGTTGCCAGGTATGAAGCTAGGTTGGAACCTGAAAACCGGCCTGTACCGGAATATGACATCATGGTTGTCCGCGAATGATCCATCTGCCGGAGACTTCAGTTTCAGCCTAGACTCACCTGAGACACCTCAGCTTGTGCTCAGCAAAGGGACCCAGAAGCAGTACAGGTGGGGTCCTTGGGATGGAGTCAGGTTCAGTGGCAGCAATGAGCTGAGGTCCAACCCTGTCTTCTTACCCATATTCAATTCAAGCCGTGAAGAAGTTTATTACACATTCGAGGTTGTAGATCAGGCGTCGCTTTTGTCAAGGTTTGTGGTGACTCAAGACGGCTTGATTCAGTACCTAACATGGAGTAAGAGTACCAATGAGTGGGTGGCCGTGGTGAACCTTCAGAGGGACAGTTGTGATAGGTATGGGACGTGTGGGCCCTATGGTAATTGTTACAATGATGGCCCTAGCTGTAAATGCTTGAAAGGTTTTACGCCAAAGTCGCCGGAAGACTGGTCAAGGATTGATTGGTCAGGTGGCTGTGTGAGGAACTGGGACTTGGAATGTGAAAATGGAGATGGGTTTGTCAAGTATGGAGGAATGAAGTTGCCTGATTATTCACATTTGTCGGCTAGTAGGAATTTGAGCCTTAAGGAATGCGAGGCCGAGTGCTCGAGGAATTGTTCGTGTATGGCTTTTACTCTGATAGATATCCATGGAAATGGGGGAGACTGTGTGATGTGGTTTGCTGATTTGGTTGATATGAGAAACTTCCCCagtggtggggatgatctctatATTCGAATGGCCAAAAAGGAAATAG AGTCAATTGCTGATGCTAAGAGGAATAAACGAGTGAAGATGATTATCATCATTGTCATATGCGCAATTACTGGGATGCTTCTATTTGGTGGCATTGGCTGGTGTACTTTTCGAATGATAAGAGCCAAGAGAAGAG GAGAAAGCTTAAACAATCCCTATAGAGATTTCATAGAAGAAACTCAGGAGGAAGACCTTGAGCTGCCTCTTTTTAGTCTGGAGACTCTGTCAACTGCTACCGATGAGTTCTCTTTTAGAAATAAGATTGGACAGGGCGGCTTTGGGCCTGTCTACAAG GGATTGCTACCAAACAGACAAGAAATTGCAGTGAAGAGGCTTTCTCAGGATTCAGGACAAGGTCTTAGAGAGTTTAAGAACGAAGTTATTTTGATTGCAAAACTTCAACACCGGAATCTTGTCAAGTTTTTAGGATGCTGCattcatgaagaagaaaggaTGCTAGTCTATGAGTACCTTCCCAACAAAAGCTTGGACTGCTTTCTCTTTG ATCAAACTGGAAAGAAATTACTGGCCTGGAACCAGCGCTTTCACATTATTTTGGGAATCGCACGAGGACTGCTTTATCTTCACCAAGACTCCAGGCTAAGAATCATCCATAGGGATCTCAAAGCAAGCAACATATTACTAGATAGTGAGATGAATGCCAAGATCTCAGACTTTGGAATAGCAAGAATTTTTGGAGCAGAACAGACGCAGCAAATGACCAAGAGAGTAATTGGAACATA CGGCTACATGTCACCAGAATATGCGATGAGCGGACACTTTTCAGTGAAATCAGATGTCTTCAGCTTTGGTGTGTTAGTGTTGGAGATGATAAGCGGGAAGAAAAACTGGGGATTTTGGCACCCTGACCATGACCTCAACCTGCTTGGACAT GCATGGAAATTGTGGAATGAAGGGATTCCATTGGAACTGGTGGATGCAGTGATGGAGGAGCCATACTCTGTAAATGAAGTTGTCAGATGCATACAAGTTGGTCTTTTGTGCGTACAGAAACGTGTGGAAGACAGGCCAACGATGTCGTCTGTGTTGCTAATGTTGTCAAATGAGAATGCAATTGTGCCTCAACCCAAAGAACCTGGTTTTTGTATAGAAGGTTCCTCTAAGGGAATGGATACATCATCGAGCGGGAAAAATCCTCATACAGCTAATGAGCTGACTGTCACAATGTTAGATGGACGATAG
- the LOC122279113 gene encoding receptor-like serine/threonine-protein kinase SD1-7 isoform X5, whose product MSPEYAMDGHFSVKSDVFSFGVLVLEIISGKKNRGFYYANNELNLLGHAWKLWRGGNGLELIDQSLGDLYSPSEVMRCIQVGLLCVQERAEDRPTMSSVVLMLSSETATLPQPKQPGFCLGRNPVETTSSSSKQEESCTVNNVTVTMLEAR is encoded by the exons ATGTCTCCAGAGTACGCAATGGATGGACATTTTTCTGTGAAATCTGATGTTTTTAGCTTTGGAGTTCTAGTGTTGGAGATTATAAGTGGAAAAAAGAACCGAGGCTTTTATTATGCAAACAATGAACTAAACCTTCTGGGACAT GCATGGAAGCTTTGGAGAGGAGGAAATGGTTTGGAGTTGATTGATCAATCCTTGGGTGATTTATACTCCCCATCTGAAGTGATGAGATGCATACAGGTCGGCCTGCTGTGTGTCCAGGAGCGTGCGGAAGACAGGCCTACCATGTCATCTGTGGTGTTGATGTTGAGCAGTGAAACTGCGACATTGCCCCAGCCGAAACAGCCTGGCTTCTGCCTAGGAAGGAATCCTGTTGAAACTACTTCTTCATCTAGTAAACAAGAAGAATCATGCACTGTGAACAATGTCACAGTTACAATGCTAGAAGCCAGGTAG